A single window of Malus sylvestris chromosome 5, drMalSylv7.2, whole genome shotgun sequence DNA harbors:
- the LOC126622734 gene encoding probable mitochondrial import inner membrane translocase subunit TIM21 has product MGSYKCAMDLWRKNQVDLIRVLPRMRLWGQRAFHTEEVKADQLLAVVRSGFASQSAAPGSHLSRGVAGANGIPVLYGRNPAKAFMHASWQQSQLTRNYGASTTIPLFSRSFSSKATRKRQQSSSENKKDVSTVEDPFDAPTYNIPEKPVTFVEGASYSLVILAGLGVAVAAGYAVFKELIFEPKEYKIFNKALKRIQDDAQVRMRVGYPITGYGQESRNRAARQRIPNRIWHDEEGVEHVEVNFHVRGPHGAGKVFAEMFKDGTDKQWKFTYLIVQIQSPSPAQLILESYLPAYNAAN; this is encoded by the exons ATGG GGTCGTACAAGTGTGCTATGGACTTATGGAGGAAAAATCAAGTAGATTTGATTAGGGTTTTGCCCAGGATGAGATTGTGGGGGCAGAGGGCTTTCCACACAGAGGAGGTCAAGGCTGATCAG TTGCTGGCAGTAGTGAGATCAGGTTTTGCAAGTCAATCTGCTGCTCCTGGAAGCCATTTGTCTAGG GGCGTGGCCGGAGCTAATG GAATTCCTGTTCTATATGGAAGGAATCCCGCCAAAGCGTTTATGCATGCTTCTTGGCAAcagtcacaactcacaagaaaCTATGGAGCGAGTACCACCATTCCACTCTTTAGCAGATCCTTTTCATCAAAAGCTACACGGAAACGACAACAAAGTTCATCTGAG AATAAGAAAGACGTATCTACTGTAGAGGATCCTTTTGATGCTCCTACATACAACATCCCAGAAAAGCCTGTGACATTTGTAGAGGGAGCTTCCTACAGTCTTGTCATTCTTGCAGGGCTTGGAGTTGCTGTTGCGGCAGGATATGCTGTTTTCAAGGAGCTTATTTTTGAACCAAAAGA GTACAAGATCTTTAACAAGGCTCTTAAAAGGATTCAAGATGATGCACAG GTTAGGATGAGGGTCGGATATCCTATTACTGGATACGGTCAAGAAAGTAGAAATCGTGCTGCTCGCCAACGCATTCCCAACAGAATATGGCACGATGAAGAAGGCGTAGAGCATGTAGAG GTAAACTTTCATGTTCGTGGGCCGCATGGAGCCGGGAAAGTATTTGCGGAGATGTTCAAAGACGGAACAGACAAGCAATGGAAGTTCACATATTTGATCGTTCAGATACAGTCACCTTCTCCGGCACAGTTGATTCTGGAGTCTTATCTGCCTGCTTACAACGCAGCCAACTAG